In Nycticebus coucang isolate mNycCou1 chromosome 24, mNycCou1.pri, whole genome shotgun sequence, a single window of DNA contains:
- the NEFM gene encoding neurofilament medium polypeptide, which translates to MSYTLDSLGNPSAYRRVTETRSSFSRLSGSPSSGFRSQSWSRGSPSTVSSSYKRSMLAPRLAYSSAMLSSAESSLDFSQSSSLLNGGSGPGGDYKLARSNEKEQLQGLNDRFAGYIEKVHYLEQQNKEIEAEIQALRQKQASHAQLGDAYDQEIRELRATLELVNHEKAQVQLDSDHLEEDIHRLKERFEEEARLRDDTEAAIRALRKDIEEASMVKVELDKKVQSLQDEVAFLRSNHEEEVADLLAQIQASHITVERKDYLKTDISTALKEIRSQLECHSDQNMHQAEEWFKCRYAKLTEAAEQNKEAIRSAKEEIAEYRRQLQSKSIELESVRGTKESLERQLSDIEERHNHDLSSYQDTIQQLENELRGTKWEMARHLREYQDLLNVKMALDIEIAAYRKLLEGEETRFSTFAGSITGPLYTHRQPSVTISSKIQKAKVEAPKLKVQHKFVEEIIEETKVEDEKSEMEEALTAIAEELAVSMKEKEEEAGEEEEEEVAEEEAAAAKKSPVKATPPEVKGEEGEEKEEEEEEEEEGVKSDQAEEGGSEKEGSSEKEEGEEGEGETEAEGEGEGAEAKEEKKIEEKKIEEKKEEVATKEELVAEAKVGKPEKAKSPAAKSPVEEVKPKPEAGVGKGEQKEAEGKEAAKESPKEEKVEKKEEKPKDAPAPKKAESPVKEEAVEAVVTVTKTIKVHVEKDAKEVGEGKAEEEGGREEDGGDGGAKEARKEDIAINGEVEGKEAQQETKEKGSGREEEKGILTNGLDVSPADEKKGGDKSEEKVVVTKTVEKITSEGGDGATKYITKSVTVTQKVEEHEETFEEKLVSTKKVEKVTSHAVVKEVTQGD; encoded by the exons ATGAGCTACACGCTGGACTCGCTGGGCAACCCGTCCGCCTACCGGCGGGTCACTGAAACCCGCTCGAGCTTCAGCCGCCTGAGCGGCTCCCCGTCCAGCGGCTTCCGCTCGCAGTCGTGGTCCCGGGGCTCGCCCAGCACGGTGTCGTCCTCCTACAAGCGCAGCATGCTCGCTCCGCGCCTCGCCTACAGCTCGGCCATGCTCAGCTCGGCCGAGAGCAGCCTCGACTTCAGCCAGTCCTCGTCGCTGCTCAACGGCGGGTCCGGGCCGGGCGGCGACTACAAGCTGGCTCGCTCCAACGAGAAGGAGCAGCTGCAGGGGCTCAACGACCGCTTCGCCGGCTACATCGAGAAGGTGCACTACCTGGAGCAGCAGAACAAGGAGATCGAGGCGGAGATCCAGGCGCTGCGGCAGAAGCAGGCCTCGCACGCCCAGCTGGGTGACGCGTACGACCAGGAGATCCGCGAGCTGCGCGCCACCCTGGAGCTGGTGAACCACGAGAAGGCTCAGGTGCAGCTGGACTCGGACCACCTGGAGGAAGACATCCACCGGCTCAAGGAGCGCTTCGAGGAGGAGGCGCGGCTGCGCGACGACACCGAGGCGGCCATCCGCGCCCTGCGCAAAGACATCGAGGAGGCGTCGATGGTCAAGGTGGAGCTGGACAAGAAGGTGCAGTCGTTGCAGGATGAGGTGGCCTTCCTGCGGAGCAATCACGAAGAGGAAGTGGCCGACCTGCTGGCCCAGATCCAGGCGTCGCACATCACCGTGGAGCGCAAAGACTACCTGAAGACAGACATCTCGACGGCGCTGAAAGAGATCCGCTCCCAGCTCGAGTGCCACTCCGACCAGAACATGCACCAGGCCGAAGAGTGGTTTAAATGCCGCTACGCCAAGCTCACCGAGGCGGCCGAGCAGAACAAGGAGGCCATCCGCTCCGCCAAGGAAGAGATCGCCGAGTACCGGCGCCAGCTGCAGTCCAAGAGCATCGAGCTGGAGTCAGTGCGCGGCACCAAGGAGTCCCTGGAGCGTCAGCTCAGCGATATCGAGGAGCGCCACAACCACGACCTCAGCAGCTACCAG GACACCATCCAGCAGCTGGAAAATGAGCTTCGGGGCACAAAGTGGGAAATGGCTCGTCATCTGCGAGAATACCAGGATCTCCTGAACGTCAAGATGGCTCTGGATATCGAGATCGCTGCGTACAG GAAACTCCTGGAGGGGGAAGAGACCAGATTTAGTACGTTTGCAGGAAGCATCACTGGGCCGCTGTATACACACCGACAGCCCTCGGTCACAATATCCAGTAAGATCCAGAAAGCCAAGGTTGAGGCTCCCAAGCTAAAGGTCCAGCACAAATTTGTGGAGGAGATCATAGAGGAAACCAAAGTGGAGGATGAGAAGTCAGAAATGGAAGAGGCCTTGACCGCCATTGCAGAAGAGTTGGCAGTTTCcatgaaagagaaggaagaggaggcaggagaagaggaagaggaagaagtagCTGAAGAAGAAGCTGCAGCTGCCAAGAAATCTCCCGTGAAAGCTACTCCACCTGAAgttaaaggagaggagggagaagaaaaggaggaggaggaggaggaagaggaagagggtgtTAAGTCAGACCAAGCTGAAGAGGGCGGCTCTGAGAAGGAAGGCTCCAGTGAAAAAGAGgaaggtgaggagggagagggagaaacagaGGCTGAAGGTGAGGGAGAAGGAGCTGAAgccaaggaggaaaagaaaatcgaggaaaagaaaattgaggaaaagaaagaggaagtggcTACCAAGGAGGAGCTGGTGgcagaagccaaggtgggaaaaCCAGAAAAAGCCAAGTCCCCGGCTGCAAAATCCCCAGTGGAAGAAGTGAAGCCCAAACCTGAAGCTGGAGTGGGCAAAGGTGAGCAGAAGGAGGCCGAAGGGAAAGAAGCAGCCAAGGAATCTCCCAAGGAAGAGAAggtggagaaaaaagaagagaagcccAAAGATGCGCCAGCTCCGAAGAAAGCAGAGTCCCCGGTGAAAGAGGAGGCCGTGGAGGCCGTGGTCACTGTCACCAAGACAATAAAGGTACACGTGGAGAAAGATGCCAAAgaagtgggggaagggaaagcagaggaggagggcgggagggaggaggatggaggtgaTGGGGGTGCAAAGGAAGCCAGGAAGGAAGACATAGCTATCAATGGGGAGGTGGAGGGCAAAGAGGCCCAGCAGGAGACCAAGGAAAAGGGCAGTGGCCGAGAAGAGGAGAAAGGCATCCTCACCAATGGGTTAGACGTGAGCCCGGCCGATGAAAAGAAAGGGGGTGACAAAAGTGAGGAGAAAGTGGTGGTGACCAAAACGGTAGAGAAAATCACCAGTGAGGGGGGAGACGGTGCTACCAAATACATCACTAAATCTGTAACCGTCACTCAAAAGGTCGAAGAGCATGAAGAGACCTTTGAGGAGAAGTTAGTGTCCactaaaaaggtagaaaaagtcaCTTCACACGCCGTCGTAAAGGAAGTCACCCAGGGTGACTAA